The region AAACCGCTCAGGATCTGGCAAACCGTTTTGCCAATGCAGGTGTCGAGGTACCGGATTCGGTGTTCTATACCTCGGCGATGGCGACCGCCGATTTCCTGCGCCGTCAGGAAGGCAAAAAAGCCTACGTGATTGGCGAAGGCGCGCTGATTCATGAACTGTATAAAGCCGGATTTACCATCACCGATGTGAATCCCGATTTTGTGATCGTCGGCGAGACGCGCTCCTTTAACTGGGAAATGATGCACAAAGCGGCTTTCTTTGTGGCCAATGGCGCACGCTTTATCGCCACCAACCCGGATACCCATGCACGCGGTTTTGTGCCAGCCTGCGGTGCACTCTGCGCCGGTATCGAAACCATCTCTGGTCGCAAACCGTTTTATGTCGGCAAACCGAGCCCGTATATCATGCGCGCTGCGCTTAATAAGATGCATGCCCACTCGGAAGAGACGGTGATTGTCGGCGATAACCTGCGCACCGATATTCTGGCCGGATTCCAGGCGGGGCTGGAAACCATTCTGGTGCTCTCCGGGGTTTCGACGCTGAGTGACATTGATGCGATGCCTTTCCGCCCTGACTGGATTTACCCTTCAGTGGCCG is a window of Pantoea rwandensis DNA encoding:
- a CDS encoding HAD-IIA family hydrolase, with the translated sequence MTIKSVICDIDGVLMHDNTAVKGANEFLQRILEKEMPLVVLTNYPSQTAQDLANRFANAGVEVPDSVFYTSAMATADFLRRQEGKKAYVIGEGALIHELYKAGFTITDVNPDFVIVGETRSFNWEMMHKAAFFVANGARFIATNPDTHARGFVPACGALCAGIETISGRKPFYVGKPSPYIMRAALNKMHAHSEETVIVGDNLRTDILAGFQAGLETILVLSGVSTLSDIDAMPFRPDWIYPSVADIDLF